The Acyrthosiphon pisum isolate AL4f unplaced genomic scaffold, pea_aphid_22Mar2018_4r6ur Scaffold_21756;HRSCAF=24783, whole genome shotgun sequence DNA segment TAACGTTAGATAGATTCGTGGCTCGTCGTGGTCTGCCGTCGTCGATTTATTCGGATTGTGGTACCAATTTTGTCGGTGCAGCGAGGCAGCTGCGTCAATTAGTCAATCATCCGGATAATAGGGATCAGTTATCTGGTCATATTGCTTGCGAATGGCATTTTAATCCTCCTGGTGCTCCCCATTTTGGAGGAATTTGGGAAGCCGCCGTGAAATCGGCTAAGTCATTGCTTCTTCGAGCCATGAATTCCCAAGTTTGGACGTTAGAGGAGTTCACAACGGTGTTGTGTCGGGTAGAGGCTGCCTTGAATTCGCGTCCTCTAGTACCAGCATCATCTGATCCAAATGACTTGGAATGCTTAACACCCGGTCATTTTTTGGTTGGTTATCCTCTGATTTCGATTCCAGATCCTATGAGTACCAGTGCACAAACTGGACTGCAGACTCGCTGGAAGCTCCTCCAGCAGTCTTTCCAGTTCTTTTGG contains these protein-coding regions:
- the LOC103308902 gene encoding uncharacterized protein LOC103308902, which translates into the protein MTTKAVHLEPVSALSTEAFRLTLDRFVARRGLPSSIYSDCGTNFVGAARQLRQLVNHPDNRDQLSGHIACEWHFNPPGAPHFGGIWEAAVKSAKSLLLRAMNSQVWTLEEFTTVLCRVEAALNSRPLVPASSDPNDLECLTPGHFLVGYPLISIPDPMSTSAQTGLQTRWKLLQQSFQFFW